TAATTATTTTTATTTCTTTTTAAATATTTTTTTAAAAATTAAAACGAGAGCCAAAGCAACAATACCCGCTAGTAAGCCCACGATAAATTCTTTTACAAAATCAGGAACACCATTTAGAAAATGATGTAAGGGTTCGATTTTATGTGCAAATATTCCACCAGCTACTAATAGTAAGGCGATTGTGCCTACAAATGCTAATGTTTTGATGACTTTTGGTAACCCTTGAATTAATAGATCCCCTAATAATTGCGCGATAGTACTTTCTCTTTTTCTTATGGCAACTCCTGCATCGTCCATTCGAACTATAAGAGTAACAATTCCGTAAACGCCTACGGTTGCTAGGAACGAAATGAAGGTAACTACAATAATTTGTCCTAAAATAGGTTTGCCCATAACGGTTCCTAAAGCAATTATCACGATTTCTATTGATAATATGAAATCAGTTACAATAGCTGATTTTATTTTGTCTTTTTCAAGAATGAGGATTTCCTCTTGGGTTAGCGGTTGTGTTTCAATTTTGTTTTCCGTTTGATTATGAGGAACAACGTATTCGTATATTTTTTCTACACCTTCGTAGGCTAAATAAAATGCACCTAATAGTAGAATAACAGTAATTACAATAGGAGCAAAAGCAC
The Flavobacterium sp. WC2421 genome window above contains:
- a CDS encoding DUF808 domain-containing protein, encoding MASGFFALLDDIAALMDDVALMSKVATKKTAGILGDDLAVNAEKASGFVSSREIPVLWAITKGSLLNKLIILPFAFLLSAFAPIVITVILLLGAFYLAYEGVEKIYEYVVPHNQTENKIETQPLTQEEILILEKDKIKSAIVTDFILSIEIVIIALGTVMGKPILGQIIVVTFISFLATVGVYGIVTLIVRMDDAGVAIRKRESTIAQLLGDLLIQGLPKVIKTLAFVGTIALLLVAGGIFAHKIEPLHHFLNGVPDFVKEFIVGLLAGIVALALVLIFKKIFKKK